From Actinopolymorpha cephalotaxi, one genomic window encodes:
- a CDS encoding DUF2207 domain-containing protein: MTTAYGGRTRFPVVLLLAPLLAGLVLAALGPAHPAPAHAAAAGTAKAADATEGDRIPAYDLTARVGTDGSVTVRERFTYDLAAARATPLNWAVPIRFTSAGDSADARDQATGQVVSVQDLAVRMDGRPVRTYHDHQAWWYSVWIGPDGTTPAGRHSYEVSYVLRGLVTAPNPQLRGTNVPRSAEMWWNAISSHEEPIDRMRLTLTAPQEPARASCTVGDNTTPCRARVSGSTVTFTAADLPGRSPVTTYTALPGVHAENATAILPGVRATMRSNLAGPGATAGLPAGVVWAVAALLMAAVVVGLVLLARRPRLPRPAVRDIGALVAIGGLVLAYFLAGYDLVWWALPVVCLGAALAVMSLTLPSHEPSRPSRTSRPSRTDPEPRAPKPVAPPG, from the coding sequence ATGACGACGGCGTACGGCGGCCGGACCCGGTTCCCGGTCGTACTCCTCCTGGCTCCGCTCCTCGCGGGGCTGGTGCTGGCCGCCCTCGGCCCGGCCCATCCGGCGCCCGCCCACGCGGCCGCAGCCGGGACCGCCAAGGCAGCCGACGCCACCGAGGGCGACCGCATCCCGGCGTACGACCTCACCGCACGGGTCGGCACCGACGGGTCGGTCACCGTCCGTGAACGGTTCACCTACGACCTGGCGGCAGCCCGGGCCACGCCGCTGAACTGGGCGGTGCCGATCCGGTTCACCTCCGCCGGCGACAGCGCGGACGCCCGCGACCAGGCGACCGGCCAGGTGGTGTCGGTGCAGGACCTGGCGGTACGCATGGACGGCCGTCCGGTGCGTACGTACCACGACCATCAGGCCTGGTGGTACTCCGTGTGGATCGGACCGGACGGCACCACGCCGGCCGGGCGGCACAGCTACGAGGTCAGCTACGTCCTGCGCGGACTGGTCACCGCACCGAATCCCCAGCTGCGCGGCACCAACGTCCCCCGCAGCGCGGAGATGTGGTGGAACGCGATCAGCTCCCACGAGGAGCCGATCGACCGGATGCGGCTGACGCTGACCGCGCCGCAGGAGCCGGCCCGGGCGTCCTGCACCGTCGGCGACAACACCACGCCGTGCAGGGCCAGGGTCAGCGGTTCGACGGTCACCTTCACCGCCGCCGACCTGCCGGGCAGGAGCCCGGTGACCACCTACACCGCACTCCCCGGGGTGCACGCCGAGAACGCCACCGCGATCCTGCCGGGCGTGAGGGCGACGATGCGCAGCAATCTCGCCGGCCCCGGCGCGACGGCCGGCCTGCCCGCCGGTGTCGTGTGGGCGGTTGCAGCGCTGTTGATGGCGGCGGTGGTCGTGGGCCTGGTACTCCTCGCCCGCCGGCCGCGCCTGCCGAGGCCGGCGGTGCGTGACATCGGCGCCCTGGTCGCGATCGGCGGGCTGGTCCTGGCGTACTTCCTGGCGGGGTACGACCTGGTGTGGTGGGCGCTGCCGGTGGTCTGCCTCGGCGCAGCCCTGGCCGTGATGAGCCTGACCCTGCCCTCCCACGAGCCGAGCCGACCGAGCCGGACGAGCCGACCGAGCCGGACGGACCCGGAACCACGCGCACCCAAACCGGTTGCCCCGCCCGGGTAG
- a CDS encoding GNAT family N-acetyltransferase, whose amino-acid sequence MHGELTDDPATFLTSAADFLAADPVVNNVLVTNVTGRAAGVIIDPAPATYLTVRTDDDERGADERGDGGGAGGEVAAVAMRTPPQRVWLSAESGPAAELAAKLLAGACPDAAGVVGTHPYVADFVRTWEHLTGATAVPEMAERLHALDAVTPPAAAVPGEARPATTADRDTLLAWCLAFEADAADAAGRPVNALTEVERHRVTEAVDLRLAERRSWVWDHDGAVSHLGVTTPVHGVVRIGPVYTPRDRRGRGYASALVAAVSRHELAAGARTCALFTDLANPTSNKIYAAVGYRPVRDVTAYRFEPAAR is encoded by the coding sequence GTGCACGGCGAACTCACCGACGACCCAGCCACCTTCCTGACCTCGGCCGCGGACTTCCTCGCGGCCGATCCGGTGGTCAACAACGTGCTGGTCACCAACGTCACCGGCCGGGCGGCCGGAGTGATCATCGACCCCGCGCCGGCGACGTACCTCACGGTGCGAACCGACGACGACGAGCGTGGCGCCGACGAGCGTGGCGACGGTGGCGGTGCGGGCGGTGAGGTGGCGGCCGTCGCCATGCGGACCCCACCGCAGCGGGTGTGGCTGTCCGCGGAGTCCGGCCCGGCCGCCGAACTCGCCGCGAAACTCCTGGCCGGCGCCTGCCCGGACGCGGCCGGCGTGGTCGGCACGCATCCGTACGTCGCCGACTTCGTTCGCACCTGGGAACACCTCACCGGTGCGACGGCCGTGCCGGAGATGGCCGAACGCCTGCACGCACTGGACGCGGTGACACCGCCGGCGGCGGCGGTTCCGGGCGAGGCGAGGCCGGCCACCACCGCCGACCGGGACACGCTGCTGGCCTGGTGCCTCGCCTTCGAGGCGGATGCCGCCGACGCCGCCGGACGGCCGGTGAACGCGCTGACCGAGGTGGAGCGCCACCGCGTGACCGAGGCGGTCGACCTGCGGCTGGCCGAACGGCGTTCGTGGGTGTGGGACCACGACGGAGCGGTGTCGCACCTCGGCGTCACCACGCCGGTGCACGGCGTCGTCCGGATCGGCCCCGTCTACACCCCTCGCGACCGGCGCGGTCGTGGGTACGCCAGCGCGCTGGTCGCCGCGGTGAGCCGGCACGAGCTGGCTGCCGGCGCCAGGACGTGCGCGCTGTTCACCGACCTGGCCAACCCGACGTCGAACAAGATCTACGCCGCGGTCGGCTACCGGCCGGTGCGCGACGTCACGGCGTACCGCTTCGAACCGGCAGCCCGGTGA
- the menD gene encoding 2-succinyl-5-enolpyruvyl-6-hydroxy-3-cyclohexene-1-carboxylic-acid synthase → MNPSTALARVIVDELWRCGVREAVLAPGSRNAALAFALHAADAQGRIRLHVRVDERTAGFLALGLAKAGRRPVPVVCTSGTAAANLHPAVLEAHHAGVALLVLTADRPPDLRGVGASQTTDQIKLYGDAVRLFHEVGVPEARPGQNAYWRELVGRATSVARGFRDRNPGPVHLNLAFRDPLVPDPADPVDLDDPRLRDVWPESLSGRSGNARWTRIERLSTDHVAWLEEGPRTVVVAGDGADAQARWLAETAGWPLLAEPSSGARSGPNALGPYRLLLDTRPDLEAGIERVVVHGWPTLSRPVTRLLARPDVEVVVVSRRPSWPDAGHQAYRVTTTAALDGTVEGAGRREPDEWLAAWLAADRAARAAVDDVLAAEPGFTGLHVACEVAGVLPGGGLLVAGSSNPIRDLDLAGAPWSNRLVDESGRIDPRDHRRVLSNRGLAGIDGTLSTAIGAALVHRSGPAYALVGDLTFLHDANALVRGPYEARPDLTIVVVNDDGGGIFCTLEQGGPDHADAFERIFGTPHGVDLGSLVAATHTPFVRATTREELRGALSRSRGLRVVEVPVDRTRTRDLHARVREAVSVG, encoded by the coding sequence GTGAACCCGTCCACCGCACTGGCCCGGGTGATCGTCGACGAGCTGTGGCGGTGTGGCGTACGCGAGGCGGTGCTCGCGCCCGGATCGCGCAACGCCGCGCTCGCGTTCGCCCTGCACGCCGCCGACGCCCAGGGCCGGATCCGGCTGCACGTACGCGTCGACGAGCGGACCGCCGGGTTCCTCGCGCTCGGCCTGGCCAAGGCCGGCCGCCGCCCGGTCCCGGTGGTGTGCACGTCCGGCACCGCCGCGGCCAACCTGCACCCGGCGGTGCTCGAGGCCCACCACGCGGGCGTGGCCCTGCTGGTGCTCACCGCCGACCGGCCGCCGGACCTGCGCGGCGTGGGCGCCAGCCAGACGACGGACCAGATCAAGCTGTACGGCGACGCGGTGCGGCTCTTCCACGAGGTCGGCGTACCCGAGGCCCGGCCCGGCCAGAACGCCTACTGGCGCGAGCTCGTCGGCCGTGCGACCTCGGTGGCCCGCGGGTTCCGCGACCGCAACCCCGGCCCGGTGCACCTCAATCTCGCGTTCCGCGACCCGCTGGTGCCCGACCCGGCCGACCCGGTGGACCTCGACGATCCCCGCCTGCGCGACGTCTGGCCGGAGTCCCTCTCCGGTCGGTCCGGGAACGCCCGGTGGACCCGGATCGAGCGGCTGTCCACCGACCATGTCGCCTGGCTGGAGGAGGGGCCGCGCACGGTGGTGGTCGCCGGCGACGGCGCCGACGCGCAGGCCCGCTGGCTGGCCGAGACGGCCGGCTGGCCGCTGCTCGCCGAGCCCTCCAGCGGCGCGCGGTCCGGCCCGAACGCGCTCGGCCCCTACCGCCTGCTGCTGGACACCCGGCCCGACCTCGAGGCCGGCATCGAACGCGTGGTCGTGCACGGCTGGCCCACCCTGTCCCGTCCGGTGACCCGGCTGCTGGCCCGCCCGGACGTCGAGGTGGTCGTGGTGTCCCGACGGCCGTCCTGGCCCGACGCCGGTCACCAGGCGTACCGCGTCACCACGACCGCGGCGCTGGACGGCACGGTAGAGGGCGCCGGCCGGCGCGAGCCGGACGAGTGGCTGGCCGCCTGGCTGGCCGCGGACCGGGCCGCTCGTGCCGCCGTCGACGATGTCCTGGCAGCTGAGCCCGGGTTCACCGGGCTGCACGTCGCCTGCGAGGTCGCCGGCGTCCTGCCGGGCGGAGGCCTGCTGGTGGCCGGGTCCTCCAACCCGATCCGCGACCTCGACCTCGCCGGCGCGCCGTGGAGCAACCGGCTGGTCGACGAGTCCGGCCGGATCGACCCGCGCGACCACCGGCGGGTGCTGAGCAACCGCGGCCTGGCCGGCATCGACGGCACCCTGTCCACCGCGATCGGGGCGGCGCTGGTGCACCGGTCCGGTCCGGCGTACGCACTGGTCGGCGACCTCACGTTCCTGCACGACGCGAACGCGCTCGTCCGCGGCCCGTACGAAGCCCGGCCCGACCTCACGATCGTGGTCGTCAACGACGACGGCGGCGGCATCTTCTGCACCCTCGAACAGGGCGGGCCCGACCACGCCGACGCGTTCGAGCGGATCTTCGGTACGCCGCACGGCGTCGACCTCGGCTCCCTCGTCGCGGCCACCCACACGCCCTTCGTCCGGGCCACGACGCGGGAGGAACTGCGGGGCGCGCTGTCCCGGTCGCGCGGCCTGCGGGTGGTCGAGGTCCCGGTCGACCGGACGCGGACCCGGGACCTGCACGCCCGGGTACGCGAGGCGGTTTCGGTGGGATGA
- a CDS encoding o-succinylbenzoate synthase, giving the protein MIIRADGDLHVFAVAMRNRFRRITVREGILVRGPAGWAEFSPFLDYDDATCVPWLRAAREAAYDVWPTPVRDAIPVNCTVPAVGPEQAHAVVCRGAGCRTAKVKVAEPGQPESDDLARVEAVRDALGPDGRIRVDANGGWDVDTAVRMISWLDKAAGGLEYAEQPCATVEELAQVRRRVEVPIAADESIRQAADPYRVVRHEAADIAVLKAQPLGGVLASLRIAEQIGLPVVVSSALETSVGIAAGVALAAALPELPYACGLATVSMLTADVVADPLVPVDGALPVVRPEPEPARLAAAAADEATRQRWLERLDRVEGLA; this is encoded by the coding sequence ATGATCATCCGGGCGGACGGCGATCTCCACGTCTTCGCGGTGGCCATGCGCAACCGCTTCCGCCGCATCACCGTCCGCGAGGGGATCCTGGTTCGCGGCCCGGCCGGCTGGGCGGAGTTCAGCCCGTTCCTCGACTACGACGACGCCACCTGCGTCCCCTGGCTGCGCGCGGCCCGCGAGGCCGCCTACGACGTGTGGCCCACCCCCGTCCGCGACGCGATCCCGGTCAACTGCACCGTCCCCGCCGTCGGCCCCGAGCAGGCGCACGCGGTGGTGTGCCGCGGCGCCGGCTGCCGTACCGCCAAGGTGAAGGTCGCCGAACCCGGCCAACCCGAGTCCGACGACCTGGCACGGGTGGAGGCGGTCCGCGACGCCCTCGGCCCCGACGGCCGGATCCGGGTGGACGCCAACGGCGGCTGGGACGTCGACACCGCGGTCCGGATGATCAGCTGGCTGGACAAGGCCGCCGGCGGTCTGGAGTACGCCGAGCAGCCCTGCGCCACGGTCGAGGAGCTCGCCCAGGTACGCCGCCGGGTCGAGGTGCCCATCGCCGCCGACGAGTCGATCCGGCAGGCGGCCGACCCCTACCGCGTGGTCCGGCACGAGGCCGCCGACATCGCCGTGTTGAAGGCCCAGCCGCTCGGCGGGGTGCTCGCCTCGCTGCGGATCGCCGAGCAGATCGGCCTCCCGGTGGTGGTGTCGAGCGCGCTGGAGACCTCGGTCGGGATCGCTGCCGGGGTCGCACTGGCCGCCGCTCTGCCGGAGCTGCCGTACGCCTGCGGCCTGGCCACCGTCTCGATGCTGACCGCCGACGTGGTGGCCGACCCGCTCGTCCCCGTGGACGGCGCGTTGCCCGTCGTACGCCCCGAACCCGAACCCGCCCGGCTGGCAGCGGCGGCCGCCGACGAGGCGACCCGGCAGCGCTGGCTGGAGCGCCTGGACCGGGTGGAGGGCCTGGCGTGA